GGCCATGAGACGCCGCACCTCGGCCGCATCTTCCCTGCGGTAGGCCGACAGCAACTGCGTGTGATAGTCGACATTGGCCTCGCCGAAGTGGTGATGGTCCAGCGCCTTCTTGTAGACCACGAGGTCGCGCAGCAGGTCGTTCAGGAAGCGGCACATGAAGGACAGCACCGGATTGGGGCAGGCTTCGGCCAGCATGGTGTGAAACGCGAGTTCGGCCTCGCGCTGGGTGCGCAGCTCGTCTTCGCTCGTGGGCTCTATCGTGCAAAGGCGCACATTGGCTTCGAGCCGCTCGAAGTGCTCGGGCGTGAGCTTGCCGACCACGCTCACCGCCAGTTCGGGCTCCAGCACCTTGCGCAGCTGGTAGATGTGGTGGCCGTCCAGGTGGTGAAAGTGCAGGAAGTTGCGCAGCGGCTCCGACGCATGGTCGACAGACACCTGCTGCAGATACGCCCCGCCCCCCGGCCCGGTGCGGATGGAGATCAGCCCGCGCACTTCCAGCGCCTTCAGTGCCTCGCGCACCGTGCTCTTCGAATAGCCGAAAAGCTCGATCAACTCCTTCTCGTTCGGCAGCCGGTCGCCCGGCTGCTTGCGCTCGGCCACGATCCAGCGCTTGACGTCCTCGACGATGACGTCGGAGAGCTTCTGCCGCTTGGCGCGGTTTTGCCCAAAGGCCATGGCGTCCTGCGGCGATTTCATGCGTGAAAGGTCATTTCGAGGGTGAGGAAGCACTCGGGAGCAGGGATCAGGCCCGGGCCTCCCGGATTTTGGCACGGCCATTGCTAGCGGGTTTTTACCAGCATATTAATCCTATTTATCCGCTTAAATTCGCTGCCGACTCAGGCCGCGCCGTTTCTCTTTTCGCTCCCTCACCTCCCATCCACGTCCGGAGAATTCCATGCAACGCAGACACCTTCTTCAGCTCGCCGCCCTGTCGGCCGCTTCCGCCTCGCTCCTGGGCAGCCGCGCCGCCTTCGCCCAGCCGGCCGATGCGATCCGCTTCGGTTGCCCGGTCCCGATGTCGGGCGCCTTTGCGGCCAACGGCAAGTTCGCCGACCTAGGCATGAAACTGGCCATCGAGCAATACGGCAGCGTGCTGAAGCGCCCGCTGGCCTACACAGTGCTCGACACCGAAGGCAAGCCGGCCACGGCCGTGCGCAAGGTGCAGGAGGCCTCGCAGCAGCAGGGCGCCAAGTTCTTCGCGGGCGGCATCCTGTCGTCCGAGGCGTTGGCCATGGGCAAGGAGGCCGAGAAGGCCGGCGGCATCTTCATCACCACGGCGGGCGCCGACGAGATCACGGGCAAGGACTGCAACCCTGCCACCTTCCGCTGGTCGGTGCCCACTTTCGGCGCCATCGAGCAGACCGTCCGCCCGCTGATCGCCTCCATGCCCAAGGCCAAGCGCTGGTACACCATCACGCCGCAGTACGTGTTCGGAGAAGGCCTCCTGGGCGCGGCCAAGAACATCTTCCAGGAGAAGGGCATCGAGCACGTGGGCAACAGCTACCACTCGCTCAACGAGAAGGAGTTCAGCGGCTACCTCACCAACGCGATGGCTGCCAAGCCCGACGTGCTGCTGCTCCTGAACTTCGGCGCACAGTCGTCCGCCGCGCTGCGCCAGGCGGTGAGCTTCGGCATGCACAAGAACATGACCATCCTCATGGCCTGGGCCTCGGGCCTGGAGCAGTTCGACGAGCTCGGCGCCGACCTGTGCGATGGCGTCTACTTCGGTGCGCAGTACTGGCACACGGCCGACACCACGCTCAACAAGGACCTGTTGAAGCTCACGGCCGACAAGCTGAAGATCGTGCCCAACTACAGCCTCGCGGGTTCGTATGTCTGCACCAAGATCCTCATCGACGGTATCGTCAAGGCGGGCACCGTCGACCAGAAGGCCGTGATCGCGGCACTCGAAGGCATGAAGTACGACGGCCTCACGGGCAGCGAGGAAATCCGCAAGGCCGACCACCAGGTCATCAAGGACTACTACCTGCTCAAGGGCAAGGCCAAGTCGAAGATGAAGAACGCGGCCGACTATGTGGACGTGGTGAGCGCGGGCAAGTCCTTCCTTCCCATCGACAAGACCGGCTGCAAGCTGGCCTGAGGCCGCCAAGGACACCGGCGCGCCCATGACCGTCTACCTGCTCCAGACCATCAACGGAATCGGCATCGGCATGCTGTATTTCCTGCTGGCCGTTGGCTTGTCCATCGTGTTCGGCCTGCTGCGCTTCGTGAATTTCGCGCACGGGGCTTTCTACCTGCTGGGCGCGTACCTGTGCTTCCAGGCCATGCAGTGGGGTCTCGACTTCTGGGCCGCGCTGGTGCTGGTGCCGCTGTTCGTGGGCGCGCTGGGCTGGCTCGCGGAAAAGCTGCTGCTGCGCCGCGTGTACGCCAAGGCGCACGAGTTTCACATCCTCGTGACCGTGGGGCTCGCGCTGGCGGTGCAGGAGATCGTCATCGTGTTCTGGGGGCCGCTGGGCAACAGCGTGCCGACCCCCGACCTGCTCCAGGGTGTGGTGATGTGGGGCAGCTTCATCTATCCCAAGTACCGGCTCTTCGTGATCGGCTTCACGGCCGTGCTCGCGGTGCTCCTGTGGTGGGTGCTCGAAGGCACGCGCCTGGGCAGCGCGGTGCGCGCGGGCAGCGAATCGACCGAGATGGTGTCGCTGCTCGGCATCAACGTGTTCCGTGTGTTCAGCCTGGTGTTCGCATTGGGCGCGGGCACCGCGGCACTGGCCGGCGTGCTCGCTGCGCCGATCCGCGGGGCCGAGCCTTTCATGGGCGTGGAGGCGCTCAGCGTCGCCTTCGTGGTGGTGGTGATCGGCGGGCTCGGGAGCTTCGGCGGGGCGCTCGTCGGCGGACTCCTGATCGGCATCGTGCAAAGCCTCATGAGCACCATCTGGCCGCCGGGCGCGAGCCTGATGATCTACGTCGCCATGGGTGCCGTGCTGCTGTTGCGTCCGCATGGCCTGCTCGGCCGGACCACCTGAGAATCCCATGCCAAGAAAAATCACTTTCCTTCTGGCGCTTGCCGTTGCGCTGGGTCTGCCGCTCGTGCTGCGCTCGGGCTCGCTCGCGAGCGAGGTGCTGATCTATGCGCTTGCCGCGCTGGGCTGCAACCTGCTGCTGGGCTACACGGGCCTGCTCTCGTTCGGACAGGGCATCTTCTTCGGGCTGGGCAGCTACACCATCGCGATCCTGCTCACGCGCTGGCAGCTGCCGCTGCCGCTCGCACTGCTCGCGGCGGTTGCCATGGGTGCTCTGGGCGCGGCGCTGGTCGGCTGGGTCGCCATCCGCCAGCGCGGCACCTACTTCGTGATGCTCACGCTGGCCTTCGCGCAGATGTTCTACTTCGTGGCGTACACCGCTTCGGGGCTCACGGGCGGGGACAACGGGCTGCTCGACGTGCCGCGCCCCGCCTTCATGGACTCGCCGTGGAAGTACTACGCCTTCGTGGCCGTGATGTTCCTCATCGCCTTCGGCCTCTTGCTGCGCGTGACCGATTCGGTGTTCGGCCGCACGCTGCTCGCCATCCGCGACAACGAGGACCGTGCCGCCGCCGTCGGCTACGACCTCAAGCGCTTCAAGCTGCTGGCCTTCGTGATCTCGGGCGCCGTCACCGGCCTCGCGGGCGGCCTGCACGCGATGATGACCGGCATCGCGCCGCTGTCGAACGCCGAATACCACACGAGCGAAATGATCCTGGTCATCACCGTGATCGGCGGCACCGGGAACCTGTTCGCCTCGGTGCTGGGATCGGCCTTCTACGTGCTGCTGGCCGACTGGCTGTCCACGCTGTGGCCGCGTTGGCTCTTGCTGCTGGGGCTGTTGCTGATCGGCGTGAGCATCGGCATGCAGCGCGGGCTCTGGGGCCTGGGCGAGAGCGCATGGCGCCGGTGGTTCCGCAAGGCGCCACCACCGGCTGCGGCCGTGCCTGCGGTGCAAGGAGACAAGGCATGAGCGAACCCGTACTCATCGAAGCCATCGGCGTCACCAAGCACTACGGCAAGTTCGCCGCGCTCGGCGGGGTCGACCTGAAGATCAGGCGCAACACCGTGCACTCGGTGATCGGCCCGAACGGTGCCGGCAAGACCACGCTCTTTCACATGCTCACGGGCACCGGCAGCACCACCGGCGGCCGCATCCTGTTCGACGGCCACGACGTGACGCACGAGCCGGATCACAAGCGCGTGCAGCGCGGCATGGCGCGTTCGTTCCAGGTCACGAGCCTGTTCGCCAGCCTTTCGGTGCGCGAGAACCTGCGCGTGGCGGCGCAGGGCATCGCGCCGCGCCAGGCCATGAACTGCTGGCGCGCGCCGGTCGGCGAACGCGCCTGCGCCGAGACGGTGGCCGAGGTGCTGGCGCGCGTCGGCCTGGAGCGCCTGGCCGACGTGCCCGCCAGCGAGCTCTCGCACGGCCAGCAACGCCGCCTCGAAGTGGGCATGGCACTGGCCGCGAAGCCCAAAGCCATCTTCCTTGACGAGCCGACCTCGGGGATGGGCATCGACGACCTGGACGACATGAAGCGCCTGATCCGCGGCCTGCGCGATGCGCACACCGTGGTGCTGATCGAGCACAACATGAACATCGTGATGGACATTTCCGACACGGTGACCGTCATGCAACTGGGCCGTGTGCTGGCCGAGGGGCTGCCAGGCGACATCCGGGCCGATGCGCGCGTGCGCACGGCCTATCTCGGCAACATGATTACCGGGGGAAAAGCATGAGCGCCGCGAACATCCTTGAAGTCGAAGGCCTGCACGCCCACTACGGCAAGAGCCACGTGCTGCAGGGCATGTCGATGCGCGTGGGCGAGGCCGAACTCGTCACGCTGCTCGGCCGCAACGGCGCGGGCAAGTCGACCACGCTCAAGAGCATTGCCGGCGCGGTCACGCCCACCGGCGGCCGCGTGCGATTCCAGGGCGCCGACATCGCGGGCATGCCGCCACACCGCATTGCCGCGCGCGGCGTGTGCCTGGTGCCCGAGCACCGCGGCGTGTTCAAGCTGCTGACGGTGGAAGAGAACCTGTTGCTCGGCCAGCGGCGCGATTCGCCCTGGCAGCTCGACGACATCTACCGCATCTTCCCGCGCCTGAAGGAGCGGCGCCGCAACGGCGGTGGCCAGCTCTCGGGCGGCGAGCAGCAGATGCTGGCCATCGGCCGCGCGCTGATGAACCATCCGCGCCTCCTGATCCTCGACGAACCCGTGGAAGGTCTCGCACCCGTGATCGTGGAAGAGATCGTCGCCCAGCTCAAGCTCATCAAGGCGGCCGGCGTGGCGATCCTGCTGGTCGAGCAGAACCTGGAAGTCTGCGTGCAGCTGGCCGACCGCCACTACATCGTGGAGCAGGGCGTGGTCGTGCACGAGGCCGGCAATGCGGCCTTCATGGCCGACCACGAGGTGAAGGACCGCTACCTGGGAGTGGGCCTCGCCTGAGGCATCCGCATCCCTTCTTTGATTTCTACAACGATGAACGCACCAACCCCACTCCGCATCGATGGCGAGCGCCTCTGGAACTCGCTGATGGACCTGGCGAAGCTCGGCGCCACCGAGAAAGGCGGCGTCTGCCGCATTGCACTGACCGAACTCGACCGGCAGGGCCGCGACCTCTTCACCCGCTGGGCGCGCGAAGCCGGCTGCGAGGTGCGCGTCGACCGGATCGGCAACATCTTCGCGCGCCGTGCCGGCCGCGACAACGCGCTGCCGCCGGTGGTCACGGGCAGCCATATCGACACCCAGCCCACGGGCGGCAAGTTCGACGGCAACTACGGCGTGCTGGCCGGCCTCGAGGTGATCCGCAGCCTGAACGACGCGAAGATCGTCACCGAGGCCCCGCTGGAAATCGCCGTGTGGACCAACGAGGAGGGCTCGCGTTTCGTGCCCGTGATGATGGGCTCGGGCGTGTTCGTCGATGCCTTCACGCTCGAGCATGCGCTGGCGCAGCGCGACAACGACGGCGTCAGCGTGGCCGAGGCGCTCGCTTCCATCGGCTACGCGGGCGCCGCGCCGGCCTCGGCCGCGGCATCGCCGGTGGGCGCTTATTTCGAGGCGCACATCGAGCAGGGCCCGGTGCTCGAGGCGAACGAACGGGTCATCGGCGTGGTCGAGGGCGCGCTCGGCCAGCGCTGGTACGACGTGGTGCTGCTGGGCATGGAAGCCCACGCCGGCCCCACGCCGATGGAACTGCGCAAGGACGCGCTGCTCGCGGCTTCCGAGCTCGTGATCGAGGTCAATCGCATCGCACTGGCGCACGCACCGCATGCGCGCGGCACGGTCGGCTGGATCGAGAACTATCCCAATTCGCGCAACGTGATTCCCGGCCGCGTGAAGCTCAGCGTCGACCTTCGCGCGGCGGACGACGTGGTGCTGTCGGCCATGGACGCCGAGCTGAAGGAGGCGGTGCAGCGCATCGCCGCCAGGGGCAAGGTCCAGGCCACGGTGGAGCAGGTGGTCTACTTTCCGCCGCAGCCCTTCACGCCCGCGCTGGTGGCCGCCGTTCGCGGCGCCGCCGAGGCGCAGGGCCTGAGCTGGATGAACGTGATCAGCGGCGCCGGCCACGATGCGGTCTACCTTGCGCGCGTATGCCCGACGGCGATGATCTTCGTGCCCTGCCTCGACGGCATCAGCCACAACGAGATCGAGGATGCGCAGCCCGACCACCTCGAGGCCGGGTGCAATGTGCTGCTGCAGGCGATGCTGCAAAGCGCGGGAGTGGCATTGCAATGAAGGTGCTGATCGCCCGGCTCAACCATGAGACCAACACCTTCTCGCCGGTGCCCACGCCGCTCTCTGCGTTCGGGCCCGATGGACCCACGTTCGGCGAGCAGGCCTACAGGGACAACAAGGGCATGCGCACTGCGATGTCGGCCTTCATCGACCTGGCCGAGCAGGCCGGTGCCACGCTGGTCACGCCGGTGTCGGCCTCGGCCAACCCGAGCGGGCCGGTGGACGCGCAGGCCTACGCCACGCTCACCCAGTGCATCGTCGATGCGGTGCCCGGTTGCGATGCGATCCTGCTCGACCTGCACGGCGCCATGGTGGCGCAGAACAGTGCCGATGGCGAAGGCGACCTGCTGCGGCGGCTGCGCGCCGCGGCGCCCGGCGTGCCCATTGGCGTGGCGCTCGACCTGCATGCCAACGTCACGCCCGCGATGGTCGGCAACGCGGACGTGATCGTCGGCTTCAAGACCTATCCGCACATCGACATGTACGAAACCGGCGAGCATGCCGGCCGGCTGTTGTTCGACCTGCTCGCGGGCCGCAGCCAGCCGGCCATGCGCTGGCATCCGCTGCCGTTGATGGCGCACACGCTGCGCAGCGCGTCGTTCACCGGCGCCATGCAGCGGGCCATCGAGGCTGCGCGCGAGGCAGAACGGTCGGAATCGCTGGCGGTGTCGATCTTTGCGGGCTTCTCGCTGTCGGACATCGAGGCGCCCTGCATGAGCGTGGTGGTGGTCGATGCAGAAGCGCCCGAGCGCGCGCAGGCCACGGCCGACCGCATCGCGGCGCAGATGTGGGCCGAGCGCGAGGCGTTCATCTACCGCAGCGAGCCGTTGGCCGAGTCGATCGCACGTGCGAAGGGCATCGCCGCGGATGCGACGCGGCCGGTGCTGCTGCTCGACCATGGCGACAACTGCATGTCGGGCGGCAGCTGCGACACCATGGACGTGTTGCAGGAGGCCTTGGCGCAGGGGCTGGAGGGGATCGGTGTGGGCCCGCTGTGCGACCCCGCGGCGGTGGGCGAGCTCATCGCGGCGGGCGAGGGCGCCACGGTGAGGTTGGCGCTGGGCAACAAGGTGTCGCTCGAAGGCATCGGGCTTTCCAAGAAGCCGGTCATGTTGACCGGCACGGTGCGCACCATCGGCAATGGCGAGTACGTGATCACGGGCCCCACCTACACCGGCCAGCGCGCCAGCATGGGCCGCACGGTGCTGTTCGACATCGGCCCGGCGCGGATCGTGGTGACCGAGCGCACGCAGGAGCCGTGGGACATCGGCGTGTTCGAATGCGCGGGGCTCGATCCACGCAAGGAGCGCTTCCTGCTGCTCAAGTCGCGCATGTACTGCCGGCCGGTGTTCGAGCCGCTCTCGGCCGCGCTGGTGGAGTGCGACAGCCCCGGCGTCACCAGCTCGGACTACAGCCTGTTCCCGTTTTCCAAGGTGCGAAGGCCGGTGTTCCCGCTCGACGCGATCTGATCGGACCGAATCGTCGGCTACCTATGCAAATTCTTGCATAGGCAATTGGAAGTACACCCCGATACTCCGGCGCTTCAATCCCATGAAGCCCACCGCATGAACACCTTTGCACAGAGCGCCGTCGCGGCCTGGCAACTGCTGGTGTCGGGCGACCCGGTGCTGCTGGCGATCGTCGGGCGCTCG
The Variovorax sp. OAS795 genome window above contains:
- a CDS encoding FCD domain-containing protein, translated to MKSPQDAMAFGQNRAKRQKLSDVIVEDVKRWIVAERKQPGDRLPNEKELIELFGYSKSTVREALKALEVRGLISIRTGPGGGAYLQQVSVDHASEPLRNFLHFHHLDGHHIYQLRKVLEPELAVSVVGKLTPEHFERLEANVRLCTIEPTSEDELRTQREAELAFHTMLAEACPNPVLSFMCRFLNDLLRDLVVYKKALDHHHFGEANVDYHTQLLSAYRREDAAEVRRLMAEHMVDAEAHMHEMEAHIGAKHLLLPSGQR
- a CDS encoding ABC transporter substrate-binding protein translates to MQRRHLLQLAALSAASASLLGSRAAFAQPADAIRFGCPVPMSGAFAANGKFADLGMKLAIEQYGSVLKRPLAYTVLDTEGKPATAVRKVQEASQQQGAKFFAGGILSSEALAMGKEAEKAGGIFITTAGADEITGKDCNPATFRWSVPTFGAIEQTVRPLIASMPKAKRWYTITPQYVFGEGLLGAAKNIFQEKGIEHVGNSYHSLNEKEFSGYLTNAMAAKPDVLLLLNFGAQSSAALRQAVSFGMHKNMTILMAWASGLEQFDELGADLCDGVYFGAQYWHTADTTLNKDLLKLTADKLKIVPNYSLAGSYVCTKILIDGIVKAGTVDQKAVIAALEGMKYDGLTGSEEIRKADHQVIKDYYLLKGKAKSKMKNAADYVDVVSAGKSFLPIDKTGCKLA
- a CDS encoding branched-chain amino acid ABC transporter permease — protein: MTVYLLQTINGIGIGMLYFLLAVGLSIVFGLLRFVNFAHGAFYLLGAYLCFQAMQWGLDFWAALVLVPLFVGALGWLAEKLLLRRVYAKAHEFHILVTVGLALAVQEIVIVFWGPLGNSVPTPDLLQGVVMWGSFIYPKYRLFVIGFTAVLAVLLWWVLEGTRLGSAVRAGSESTEMVSLLGINVFRVFSLVFALGAGTAALAGVLAAPIRGAEPFMGVEALSVAFVVVVIGGLGSFGGALVGGLLIGIVQSLMSTIWPPGASLMIYVAMGAVLLLRPHGLLGRTT
- a CDS encoding branched-chain amino acid ABC transporter permease; this encodes MPRKITFLLALAVALGLPLVLRSGSLASEVLIYALAALGCNLLLGYTGLLSFGQGIFFGLGSYTIAILLTRWQLPLPLALLAAVAMGALGAALVGWVAIRQRGTYFVMLTLAFAQMFYFVAYTASGLTGGDNGLLDVPRPAFMDSPWKYYAFVAVMFLIAFGLLLRVTDSVFGRTLLAIRDNEDRAAAVGYDLKRFKLLAFVISGAVTGLAGGLHAMMTGIAPLSNAEYHTSEMILVITVIGGTGNLFASVLGSAFYVLLADWLSTLWPRWLLLLGLLLIGVSIGMQRGLWGLGESAWRRWFRKAPPPAAAVPAVQGDKA
- a CDS encoding ABC transporter ATP-binding protein, which produces MSEPVLIEAIGVTKHYGKFAALGGVDLKIRRNTVHSVIGPNGAGKTTLFHMLTGTGSTTGGRILFDGHDVTHEPDHKRVQRGMARSFQVTSLFASLSVRENLRVAAQGIAPRQAMNCWRAPVGERACAETVAEVLARVGLERLADVPASELSHGQQRRLEVGMALAAKPKAIFLDEPTSGMGIDDLDDMKRLIRGLRDAHTVVLIEHNMNIVMDISDTVTVMQLGRVLAEGLPGDIRADARVRTAYLGNMITGGKA
- a CDS encoding ABC transporter ATP-binding protein produces the protein MSAANILEVEGLHAHYGKSHVLQGMSMRVGEAELVTLLGRNGAGKSTTLKSIAGAVTPTGGRVRFQGADIAGMPPHRIAARGVCLVPEHRGVFKLLTVEENLLLGQRRDSPWQLDDIYRIFPRLKERRRNGGGQLSGGEQQMLAIGRALMNHPRLLILDEPVEGLAPVIVEEIVAQLKLIKAAGVAILLVEQNLEVCVQLADRHYIVEQGVVVHEAGNAAFMADHEVKDRYLGVGLA
- a CDS encoding Zn-dependent hydrolase; the encoded protein is MNAPTPLRIDGERLWNSLMDLAKLGATEKGGVCRIALTELDRQGRDLFTRWAREAGCEVRVDRIGNIFARRAGRDNALPPVVTGSHIDTQPTGGKFDGNYGVLAGLEVIRSLNDAKIVTEAPLEIAVWTNEEGSRFVPVMMGSGVFVDAFTLEHALAQRDNDGVSVAEALASIGYAGAAPASAAASPVGAYFEAHIEQGPVLEANERVIGVVEGALGQRWYDVVLLGMEAHAGPTPMELRKDALLAASELVIEVNRIALAHAPHARGTVGWIENYPNSRNVIPGRVKLSVDLRAADDVVLSAMDAELKEAVQRIAARGKVQATVEQVVYFPPQPFTPALVAAVRGAAEAQGLSWMNVISGAGHDAVYLARVCPTAMIFVPCLDGISHNEIEDAQPDHLEAGCNVLLQAMLQSAGVALQ
- a CDS encoding M81 family metallopeptidase, with amino-acid sequence MKVLIARLNHETNTFSPVPTPLSAFGPDGPTFGEQAYRDNKGMRTAMSAFIDLAEQAGATLVTPVSASANPSGPVDAQAYATLTQCIVDAVPGCDAILLDLHGAMVAQNSADGEGDLLRRLRAAAPGVPIGVALDLHANVTPAMVGNADVIVGFKTYPHIDMYETGEHAGRLLFDLLAGRSQPAMRWHPLPLMAHTLRSASFTGAMQRAIEAAREAERSESLAVSIFAGFSLSDIEAPCMSVVVVDAEAPERAQATADRIAAQMWAEREAFIYRSEPLAESIARAKGIAADATRPVLLLDHGDNCMSGGSCDTMDVLQEALAQGLEGIGVGPLCDPAAVGELIAAGEGATVRLALGNKVSLEGIGLSKKPVMLTGTVRTIGNGEYVITGPTYTGQRASMGRTVLFDIGPARIVVTERTQEPWDIGVFECAGLDPRKERFLLLKSRMYCRPVFEPLSAALVECDSPGVTSSDYSLFPFSKVRRPVFPLDAI